Proteins co-encoded in one Stenotrophomonas maltophilia genomic window:
- a CDS encoding heavy metal translocating P-type ATPase, protein MSTPRATAVPATISLPIEGMTCASCVGRVEAALSKVEGVGSVAVNLATERADIRPSGPVDRAALIQAVERVGYDVPAATTELAVEGMTCASCVGRVERALLAVPGVSQANVNLATERATVRGVADAAALIAAIDKAGYDARVIEDGAAAEDEAAERKDVERAELKRDLIVATALALPVFVLEMGSHLVPGMHHWVMSTIGLQASWYLQFVLTTLVLAIPGRRFHLKGFPALLRLAPDMNSLVAVGTAAAFGYSVVATFLPRLLPTGTVNVYYEAAAVIVALILLGRFLEARAKGRTSEAIKRLVKLQAKVAHVIRDGRAVDIPVGQVLAGDVVEVRPGERVPVDGEVIEGRSYIDESMISGEPVPVEKQPGSNAVGGTINQTGALTVRATAVGGQTLLAQIIRMVEQAQGSKLPIQAVVDKVTLWFVPAVMLAALATFLVWWVVGPSPALSFALVNAVAVLIIACPCAMGLATPTSIMVGTGRGAEMGVLFRKGEALQLLKDAQVVAVDKTGTLTEGRPRLTDLEIADGFDRSTVLAAVAAVESRSEHPIARAIVDAATAQGIALPAMVDFESVTGMGVRAGVGGTRVEVGADRFMRELGVDITPFAAQASQLGTQGKSPLYAAIDRRLAAIIAVSDPIKPSTPAAIAALHQLGLKVAMITGDNAGTAQAIARQLGIDEVVAEVLPAGKVEAIRRLKAVHGHVAFVGDGINDAPALAEADVGLAIGTGTDIAVESADVVLMSGSLQGVPNAIALSKATLGNIRQNLFWAFAYNTALIPVAAGVLYPVWGVLLSPVFAAGAMALSSVFVLGNALRLRRFQPPMADAPAATR, encoded by the coding sequence ATGAGTACGCCTCGCGCCACTGCCGTCCCTGCTACGATCAGCCTGCCCATCGAGGGCATGACCTGTGCCAGCTGCGTGGGCCGCGTCGAAGCGGCGCTGTCAAAGGTGGAGGGCGTGGGCAGCGTAGCGGTGAACCTGGCCACCGAGCGTGCGGACATCCGCCCCTCTGGCCCGGTTGATCGCGCAGCGCTGATCCAGGCCGTGGAGCGGGTGGGCTATGACGTACCGGCCGCCACCACCGAACTGGCCGTGGAAGGCATGACCTGTGCCTCCTGCGTGGGCCGTGTCGAGCGCGCGCTGCTGGCGGTTCCCGGCGTCAGCCAGGCCAACGTGAACCTGGCCACCGAACGTGCCACCGTGCGTGGCGTGGCCGATGCGGCTGCGCTGATTGCAGCCATCGACAAGGCCGGCTATGACGCACGTGTGATCGAGGACGGCGCGGCCGCCGAGGATGAAGCGGCCGAAAGGAAGGACGTCGAGCGCGCCGAACTCAAGCGCGACCTGATCGTGGCCACCGCGCTGGCACTGCCGGTGTTCGTGCTGGAGATGGGCTCACACCTGGTTCCCGGCATGCATCACTGGGTGATGTCCACGATCGGCCTGCAGGCCAGCTGGTACCTGCAGTTCGTGCTGACCACCCTGGTGCTGGCGATCCCGGGCCGCCGCTTCCACCTGAAGGGCTTCCCGGCACTGCTGCGGCTGGCACCGGACATGAACTCGCTGGTGGCGGTAGGTACCGCCGCAGCCTTCGGCTACTCGGTGGTGGCCACCTTCCTGCCGCGGCTGCTGCCGACGGGCACGGTGAACGTCTACTACGAAGCGGCGGCGGTGATCGTCGCCCTGATCCTGCTGGGGCGCTTCCTCGAAGCGCGTGCCAAGGGCCGGACCTCGGAGGCGATCAAGCGCCTGGTCAAGCTGCAGGCGAAAGTCGCCCATGTCATCCGTGACGGGCGCGCGGTCGATATTCCGGTCGGCCAGGTGCTGGCCGGTGACGTGGTGGAGGTGCGCCCGGGCGAGCGGGTGCCGGTGGATGGCGAGGTGATCGAAGGCCGCAGCTACATCGACGAATCGATGATCAGTGGCGAGCCGGTTCCAGTCGAGAAGCAGCCCGGCAGCAACGCGGTGGGAGGCACGATCAACCAGACCGGCGCATTGACCGTGCGCGCGACGGCGGTCGGCGGGCAGACCCTGCTGGCGCAGATCATCCGGATGGTCGAACAGGCGCAGGGCTCGAAACTGCCGATCCAGGCCGTGGTCGACAAGGTGACGCTCTGGTTCGTGCCGGCGGTGATGCTGGCCGCGCTGGCGACCTTCCTGGTCTGGTGGGTGGTCGGTCCGTCGCCGGCGCTCAGCTTTGCCCTGGTCAACGCGGTGGCGGTGCTGATCATTGCCTGCCCGTGCGCGATGGGGCTGGCCACGCCGACCTCGATCATGGTCGGCACCGGCCGCGGCGCGGAAATGGGCGTGCTGTTCCGCAAGGGCGAGGCCTTGCAGCTGCTGAAGGACGCGCAGGTGGTGGCGGTGGACAAGACCGGCACCCTGACCGAAGGCCGTCCGCGGCTGACCGACCTGGAGATCGCCGACGGCTTTGATCGCAGCACGGTACTGGCAGCGGTGGCGGCAGTGGAGTCGCGCTCGGAGCATCCGATTGCCCGCGCGATTGTGGATGCGGCCACTGCGCAGGGCATCGCGCTGCCGGCGATGGTCGATTTCGAATCGGTCACCGGCATGGGTGTGCGTGCCGGTGTGGGGGGCACGCGGGTGGAGGTTGGCGCCGATCGCTTCATGCGCGAGCTGGGCGTGGACATCACGCCCTTTGCTGCGCAAGCCAGCCAGCTCGGAACGCAGGGCAAGTCGCCGCTGTATGCCGCCATCGACAGGCGCCTGGCGGCGATCATCGCGGTCTCCGATCCGATCAAGCCGAGCACGCCCGCGGCCATCGCGGCGCTGCACCAGCTGGGCCTGAAGGTGGCGATGATCACCGGTGACAATGCGGGCACCGCGCAGGCGATCGCGCGTCAGCTCGGCATCGATGAGGTGGTCGCCGAGGTGCTGCCGGCAGGCAAGGTCGAGGCGATACGTCGACTGAAGGCGGTGCATGGGCACGTCGCCTTCGTCGGCGACGGCATCAACGATGCGCCAGCACTGGCCGAGGCCGATGTCGGACTGGCCATCGGCACCGGTACCGATATCGCGGTGGAATCGGCCGATGTGGTGCTGATGTCGGGCAGCCTGCAGGGCGTGCCCAATGCCATCGCGCTGTCGAAGGCGACGCTGGGCAACATCCGGCAGAACCTGTTCTGGGCCTTTGCCTACAACACCGCGTTGATTCCGGTGGCGGCCGGCGTGCTGTACCCGGTCTGGGGCGTGCTGCTGTCGCCGGTGTTCGCGGCCGGTGCGATGGCCCTGTCCAGCGTGTTCGTGCTGGGCAACGCGCTGCGCCTGCGCCGCTTCCAGCCGCCGATGGCGGATGCGCCTGCTGCGACCCGTTGA
- a CDS encoding heavy-metal-associated domain-containing protein, which translates to MEFHVDGMTCGGCARSVTRAIQQIDPDARVEADPPTGRVKVQTTASQERVFAAVNDAGFPPRTA; encoded by the coding sequence ATGGAATTCCATGTTGACGGCATGACCTGCGGCGGCTGCGCGCGCAGCGTGACCCGTGCGATCCAGCAGATTGATCCGGACGCCCGCGTGGAGGCCGACCCGCCGACCGGGCGGGTCAAGGTGCAGACCACCGCCTCGCAGGAGCGGGTGTTTGCCGCGGTGAACGACGCAGGCTTCCCGCCGCGCACCGCCTGA
- the cueR gene encoding Cu(I)-responsive transcriptional regulator, whose protein sequence is MNIGEAAKASNVSAKMIRYYEQIGLIPAADRTESGYRAYSQADIHRLRFIRRARDLGFQVAEITDLLGLWNDTSRHSADVKRLAEQHIVDLEQRIESMRQMADTLKSLISCCAGDERPECPILERLGKDEEMQLPVDAPKTGAVRRRAHKH, encoded by the coding sequence ATGAACATCGGTGAAGCCGCCAAGGCCTCCAATGTCTCGGCGAAGATGATCCGCTACTACGAACAGATCGGCCTGATTCCCGCGGCCGATCGCACCGAGTCGGGCTACCGGGCGTACTCGCAGGCGGACATCCACCGCCTGCGCTTCATCCGCCGCGCACGCGATCTGGGCTTCCAGGTGGCCGAGATCACCGATCTGCTCGGCCTCTGGAACGACACCTCGCGGCACAGTGCCGACGTCAAGCGCCTGGCCGAACAGCACATCGTCGACCTGGAACAACGCATCGAAAGCATGCGGCAGATGGCCGACACGCTGAAGTCCCTGATCAGCTGCTGCGCAGGCGACGAACGTCCGGAATGCCCGATCCTGGAGCGGTTGGGTAAGGATGAAGAAATGCAGCTGCCGGTGGATGCACCGAAGACCGGCGCGGTGCGGCGGCGCGCGCACAAGCACTGA
- a CDS encoding TonB-dependent receptor, protein MGMKHSTRTHGQDALSLAIALALAAAVLPAGAAAQQAASTGTQDATTLDSVQVTGYRYAIEKSLEQKRDANAVVEVITAEDVGKFPDKNVADALQRVPGVVITRSGGEGKSVSVRGLAPDLTLTQLNGNYVATSETNDEATRSFNYTLLPSNMLSSAELFKSPEARIDEGGIGGTVILHTRRPLDMESNSGFVTLEGTSSDTHHDIDPQASALYSWHSQDERFGVLVGVTQQKRTTRTMEASTEDYQWYGAGKARDAYGNTQAQDGIHYWWGRSGFNNQSGQNYTDFFMPTSVNFAVKEEKRERKGGQLTFQFKPVDNLTLTANYFRFELQGDYTQNMLKIPEWSMARFNGDGNWAGGRLLNGLDFDPSGSIVTGGQFEKLAGKTYYCSEDEAKAAGLAPGGWGPDDCTVPTPQLTGGYSKEKALSQTADLSIDWDISPLWKASFTGGRTWSEGGPSMNFRMSAKPRRKDGNVYLPGNLYSAWDLTGTPSATFSPDLQQQLMNGIAEVDTGSTDSSWKRTEVKQSYFQADVTKLFESGWLDSIQFGAKYRDGKVHRNTGNTYWVCPGRDPADYDNSRYQSGCDPTAGNAQPGFFLSNPISNIAGGFNANVFPGINYPAYIDYLNQTYGGSHNRTEEDFVYNVNEKIYSGYFQANFRTERLRGNVGVRVVRTKQFAQSSDSIEKFNDYFLDNASGAPMACTDPAAAAYPTYSCESGFVRLPHDLAQSKTYDLIGVDRTYTDVLPSFNIAWDITDTLVLRGAASKVIARPGYTDIAAPGALSYYSQEYVNDRRVAGGASTAGWVGQGSNKQLEPFKATQFDLGLEWYFQPGAVAGVGLFRKNVDNFTLPVVRDTPMVIGGEAVTVQRYETQANGRDGVSQGVELYGQYTFDFGVGVQANYTYNDTNLASIVLDGQEIGSSPLVGSAKNQANVTVFYENEKFLARASFNRRGQVVGGLNNGLTVYTEPYDQLDLNVAYNLTPDWTLTASVINATKSEQRVHLGSDSKARLISNTYAGRQLYFGATWKF, encoded by the coding sequence ATGGGAATGAAGCATTCAACACGTACGCATGGCCAGGACGCATTGTCGTTGGCCATCGCGCTGGCCCTGGCTGCCGCCGTTCTGCCGGCTGGCGCCGCCGCGCAGCAGGCCGCCAGCACCGGCACGCAGGACGCCACCACCCTGGACAGTGTCCAGGTCACCGGCTACCGCTACGCCATCGAGAAGAGCCTCGAGCAGAAGCGCGACGCCAACGCCGTGGTCGAAGTGATCACCGCCGAAGACGTCGGCAAGTTCCCCGACAAGAATGTCGCCGATGCGCTGCAGCGCGTCCCCGGCGTGGTCATCACCCGTAGTGGCGGTGAAGGCAAAAGCGTCAGCGTGCGCGGCCTGGCACCGGACCTGACCCTGACCCAGTTGAACGGCAACTACGTTGCTACTTCGGAAACCAACGACGAAGCCACGCGTTCGTTCAACTACACCCTGCTGCCGTCGAACATGCTGTCCAGCGCCGAGCTGTTCAAGTCGCCGGAAGCGCGCATCGATGAAGGCGGCATCGGCGGCACGGTCATCCTGCACACCCGACGCCCGCTGGACATGGAATCCAACTCGGGCTTCGTCACGCTCGAGGGCACCTCCTCCGACACCCATCACGATATCGATCCGCAGGCGTCTGCGCTGTACTCATGGCACAGCCAGGACGAACGCTTCGGCGTGCTGGTGGGCGTGACCCAGCAGAAGCGCACCACCCGGACCATGGAGGCCAGCACCGAGGATTACCAGTGGTATGGCGCCGGCAAGGCGCGTGATGCCTACGGCAATACGCAGGCACAGGATGGCATCCACTACTGGTGGGGCCGCTCCGGCTTCAACAACCAGTCCGGCCAGAACTACACCGACTTCTTCATGCCCACCTCGGTGAATTTCGCGGTGAAGGAAGAGAAGCGCGAGCGCAAGGGCGGCCAGCTGACCTTCCAGTTCAAGCCGGTCGACAACCTCACCCTGACCGCGAACTACTTCCGCTTCGAGCTTCAGGGTGACTACACCCAGAACATGCTGAAAATTCCCGAATGGAGCATGGCCCGCTTCAACGGCGACGGCAACTGGGCCGGCGGCCGCCTGCTCAACGGCCTGGACTTCGATCCCAGTGGCAGCATCGTCACCGGTGGCCAGTTCGAGAAGCTGGCCGGTAAAACCTATTACTGCAGCGAGGACGAGGCCAAGGCCGCCGGTCTTGCACCCGGCGGCTGGGGCCCGGACGACTGCACCGTTCCCACCCCGCAGCTGACCGGTGGCTACAGTAAGGAAAAGGCACTCTCGCAGACCGCCGACCTGAGCATCGACTGGGATATCAGCCCGCTGTGGAAGGCTTCGTTCACCGGTGGCCGCACCTGGTCCGAAGGTGGCCCGTCGATGAACTTCCGCATGTCGGCCAAGCCGCGCCGCAAGGACGGCAACGTCTACCTGCCCGGCAATCTGTACAGCGCGTGGGATCTGACCGGCACCCCGTCTGCGACCTTCTCGCCGGACCTGCAGCAGCAGCTGATGAACGGCATCGCCGAAGTCGATACCGGCTCCACCGATTCGTCGTGGAAGCGCACCGAGGTCAAGCAGAGCTACTTCCAGGCCGATGTGACCAAGCTGTTCGAGTCCGGCTGGCTGGATTCGATCCAGTTCGGCGCCAAGTACCGTGACGGCAAGGTCCACCGCAACACCGGCAATACCTACTGGGTGTGCCCGGGCCGCGACCCGGCCGACTATGACAACAGCCGCTACCAGAGCGGCTGCGACCCGACCGCCGGCAACGCGCAGCCGGGCTTCTTCCTGTCCAACCCGATCAGCAACATTGCCGGCGGCTTCAACGCCAATGTATTCCCGGGCATCAACTACCCGGCCTACATCGACTACCTGAACCAGACCTACGGCGGTTCGCACAACAGGACCGAGGAAGACTTCGTCTACAACGTCAACGAGAAGATCTACTCCGGATACTTCCAGGCCAACTTCCGTACCGAGCGCCTGCGCGGCAATGTCGGCGTGCGCGTGGTGCGTACCAAGCAGTTCGCCCAGTCCTCCGACTCGATCGAGAAGTTCAACGACTACTTCCTGGACAACGCCTCCGGCGCGCCGATGGCGTGCACCGATCCGGCCGCGGCGGCCTATCCGACCTACAGCTGCGAAAGTGGCTTCGTGCGCCTTCCGCATGATCTGGCGCAGAGCAAGACCTACGACCTGATCGGCGTGGACCGCACCTACACCGATGTGCTGCCGAGCTTCAACATCGCCTGGGACATCACCGATACGCTGGTCCTGCGTGGCGCGGCGTCCAAGGTCATCGCCCGCCCCGGCTACACCGACATCGCCGCGCCCGGTGCACTGAGCTACTACAGCCAGGAGTACGTCAATGATCGCCGCGTGGCGGGCGGTGCATCGACCGCCGGCTGGGTCGGCCAGGGCAGCAACAAGCAGCTGGAGCCGTTCAAGGCCACCCAGTTCGACCTGGGCCTGGAGTGGTACTTCCAGCCCGGTGCCGTTGCCGGCGTGGGCCTGTTCCGCAAGAACGTGGACAACTTCACCCTGCCGGTGGTGCGTGACACGCCGATGGTCATCGGTGGCGAGGCGGTGACCGTGCAGCGCTACGAGACCCAGGCCAACGGCCGTGATGGCGTTTCCCAGGGCGTGGAGCTGTACGGCCAGTACACCTTCGATTTTGGCGTGGGCGTGCAGGCCAACTACACCTACAACGACACCAACCTGGCATCGATCGTGCTGGATGGCCAGGAGATCGGCTCCTCGCCGCTGGTCGGCAGTGCCAAGAACCAGGCCAACGTGACCGTCTTCTACGAGAACGAGAAGTTCCTCGCACGCGCTTCGTTCAACCGGCGTGGCCAGGTGGTGGGCGGGCTCAACAACGGCCTGACCGTCTACACCGAGCCCTACGATCAGCTGGATCTGAACGTTGCCTACAACCTGACCCCGGACTGGACGCTGACCGCCTCGGTGATCAACGCCACCAAGTCCGAACAGCGCGTGCACCTGGGCAGTGACAGCAAGGCCCGCCTCATCTCCAACACCTATGCAGGCCGCCAGCTGTACTTCGGCGCCACCTGGAAGTTCTGA